The Nostoc sp. 'Lobaria pulmonaria (5183) cyanobiont' DNA window GCTAAATCGATACATGCCAGTAAACCTAGCTAGTTTAAAATATTTATTAATACCTTACACTTAAATCAAATATCCTCACATTCTTAAAGATTTATTGCCTTAAGTTGTAATGCTTGCTCTATCACTCTTGTTGAAGACAGAATTTATTCCAAAAGATTGATGATAAATAAATTTAAAAATGCCTAAATATTATTAAAGTCCTAATAAATTCGCAAACAAATATTTACCTGTGCTGCTAAGGAGCAATAAGGAAAAATAATGGACTTAAGTGTACATCAGCGTGCTATAGGCGTATTTACTCATCATCGGGATGCCGAACAAGCGCTACATAAGTTGATAAATTGTGGCTAAGTGTAAACTTTAAAACTGCTCTTATTGCAGAAAATCAGGAGATAATTATGGATACAGAATTACAGCAACAGCAGTATGTCGATACTGCCTCCCAAAACCAGATAGAAGCTCTTATTGGTTCAGAGTCTGGAAACCTGGCAATGTTACCACCCGCCTCGGAAAATGAAGAACAATGGCAAAAAAATGGTAGACAGATTTCTATATTTTTGGCAAAAATCCCTGAGTACATAGGTAGATTCTACCAAGAATACAAACTACCGATTATCAGCTTTGCTTTGCTTGTGATCACGGTTACGGCACTAAGAATTTTTCTAGCGGTAATCAACGCCATAAATGATATTCCACTAGTTACTCCATTTCTCCAATTAATTGGACTTGGTTACACAATTTGGTTTACTTTCCGCTATTTGCTCAAAGATTCCACTCGGCAAGAATTAACAGCAGAAATTCGCTCGCTTAAAAAACAAATTCTAGGCAGAGAAGAATCACAGACTTTAAGCTAACTAAAGTGTAGTGGCGAATCCAGTGTATTTGAACTTTCGGTCAAGTAAAAAGCCGAGTTTTACTTGACCATTGTATAGAACTGTAGACTCTTACACCACGTCAGCTAAATTAGCAGGAAAAGAAAATGTATGATCAAGACAAATAGATTAGCTTCGCTGACAACAACAGTATTTCTTTCAACATTGCTAACACTCCCACTGCTTAATAGCTGCGGCAGAGGTTCCCAAAATGGTGCGCCACCTCCAATTGACGATAGTATTGGTAGAAATTTAAATAATCGCGCCCCCGTAAATCAACCCCAAGCTAGGAGGGGATTGAGTACAGGGCAGAAAGTGGCAATCTTGGCAGGAGCCGCTGGACTTTTCTACCTCTACAATCAGCGAAAGAATGCCCAAGGAACAGGAGCGCAGGGGAAATACTACCTTTCTAAGAATGGGCGTGTTTACTATCGAGATGCTCAACGTCGCCCTGTCTGGGTAACAGCGCCACAAGAGG harbors:
- a CDS encoding CAAD domain-containing protein translates to MDTELQQQQYVDTASQNQIEALIGSESGNLAMLPPASENEEQWQKNGRQISIFLAKIPEYIGRFYQEYKLPIISFALLVITVTALRIFLAVINAINDIPLVTPFLQLIGLGYTIWFTFRYLLKDSTRQELTAEIRSLKKQILGREESQTLS